A region from the Methanofollis liminatans DSM 4140 genome encodes:
- a CDS encoding DUF2334 domain-containing protein — translation MMDDRRRFYGGVFLAGFIIAVAGIAPGFAGTFPHLDLRGIVVLLLVPGTILLALGLLLIVARKRSLGQGQTGLRKAEAVILILLVVFLAGMLALTSYALIHQTALLHTKWSEDLETGYLMMTSMDQDNPFYAKKVIIRDDDIGADTSLSSLRWIADLAEEKDISITLSIIPAHLSDNPATVDFLNTLDRNRVEFATHGYAHEAFFPLPYDEQYRLIECSTAIMTEVLDCRPVSFVPPQGSGNADTSRAARMLGYTTITDMIGYPCYLTNFISSFEYETGYTMVSHRSFEEFTRSFEEFEASSEEYYLLYLHDWTFLNDDGTLNTTRTEQFEGVIDYLGDKGVAFMTLGEASAWHLDGPAIRTGQIDETTYYVDLQACRYNHTLTFRSDRADDGAVVVTDLSPGETEVRCAVEKIGPLYRFYGERGHLYSVRY, via the coding sequence ATGATGGATGATCGCCGCCGATTCTATGGGGGGGTTTTTCTGGCGGGTTTCATCATTGCCGTCGCCGGTATAGCCCCGGGTTTTGCCGGCACCTTCCCGCACCTGGATCTCCGTGGGATCGTTGTTTTGCTACTGGTTCCCGGGACGATCCTCCTCGCTCTCGGGCTCCTGCTCATCGTTGCCAGGAAAAGATCTCTGGGGCAGGGGCAGACCGGGCTCAGAAAGGCAGAAGCGGTGATTCTCATCCTTCTGGTGGTATTTCTTGCCGGCATGCTGGCCCTCACTTCGTATGCACTGATCCACCAGACGGCCCTGCTCCATACGAAATGGAGCGAAGATCTGGAAACCGGGTATCTGATGATGACTTCCATGGACCAGGACAACCCCTTTTATGCGAAGAAAGTCATCATACGGGACGACGACATCGGTGCCGATACTTCCCTGTCCTCCCTCCGGTGGATTGCCGATCTTGCAGAGGAAAAAGACATCAGCATCACCCTTTCGATAATCCCGGCGCACCTCTCCGACAACCCTGCTACCGTCGATTTTTTGAATACGCTCGATCGAAACCGGGTGGAATTTGCGACCCACGGGTATGCGCATGAGGCGTTCTTTCCCCTGCCGTATGATGAGCAGTACAGGCTGATCGAATGCAGCACCGCCATCATGACGGAGGTGCTGGACTGCCGCCCGGTATCCTTCGTGCCCCCCCAGGGGAGCGGGAATGCTGACACCTCCCGTGCCGCCAGAATGCTTGGCTATACCACCATCACCGATATGATCGGTTATCCGTGTTATCTGACCAATTTCATCAGCAGTTTCGAATATGAGACCGGATACACCATGGTGTCCCACCGGAGTTTCGAGGAGTTCACCCGGAGTTTTGAGGAGTTCGAGGCTTCTTCTGAGGAGTATTATCTCCTGTACCTGCATGACTGGACATTTCTTAACGATGACGGGACTCTCAATACCACCCGAACAGAGCAGTTCGAGGGGGTGATAGACTACCTCGGGGACAAAGGGGTGGCGTTTATGACCCTCGGGGAGGCGTCTGCCTGGCATCTCGACGGACCTGCGATCCGGACCGGACAGATCGACGAGACCACCTATTATGTCGACCTGCAGGCGTGCCGGTACAATCATACCCTCACCTTCCGGTCTGACCGGGCCGATGACGGGGCGGTGGTGGTGACCGATCTCTCCCCGGGAGAGACGGAGGTCAGGTGCGCCGTGGAGAAGATAGGGCCTCTATATAGATTTTACGGTGAGCGAGGCCATCTCTACTCCGTGAGATACTGA
- a CDS encoding ATP-NAD kinase family protein, whose protein sequence is MLVGFLLNPVAGLGGTVALKGTDGMVAEAARRGAVPVSRERAVEALAPLRGSGIRFVTSAAPMGAEALEQAGIYDYQVVYRPEADGTTAADTLGAVHAFVAHGADIILFCGGDGTARDVAAAAGGTPILGIPAGVKMFSGVFALRPGEVAAILTGAFDLREAEVMDIDEDAYRRGELRARLHALVRTPTLRGLVQGSKTVISGDESAALDGIARFMADLILSGGTTVLGAGSTTAAIARALGLPKTLLGVDVIRDGRVVAADADERTLLAHVGTAGRCRIIVSPIGAQGSVLGRGTQQISPAVVRAAGPENVIVVATPQKCAATPLLFVDTGDPALDAAFGESIQVICGYHAACRLPLAGQGGRRGVR, encoded by the coding sequence ATGCTGGTCGGTTTTCTCCTCAACCCTGTTGCGGGTCTCGGCGGCACGGTCGCCCTGAAGGGCACCGATGGGATGGTCGCCGAGGCCGCCCGCCGCGGGGCCGTGCCGGTTTCCCGCGAGCGTGCGGTCGAAGCGCTGGCTCCTCTGCGGGGTTCAGGCATACGTTTTGTCACCTCTGCCGCGCCGATGGGTGCCGAAGCCCTTGAGCAGGCCGGGATATACGACTACCAGGTCGTCTATCGACCTGAAGCCGACGGGACCACCGCCGCCGACACCCTGGGTGCTGTCCATGCCTTTGTGGCGCATGGCGCCGATATCATCCTTTTCTGCGGCGGGGACGGGACGGCACGGGACGTGGCGGCGGCCGCGGGTGGGACCCCGATCCTGGGCATTCCTGCCGGTGTAAAGATGTTCTCCGGGGTCTTTGCGCTCAGGCCCGGTGAGGTCGCCGCCATCCTTACCGGCGCCTTCGATCTGCGGGAGGCCGAGGTGATGGATATCGACGAGGATGCCTACCGGAGGGGAGAGTTGCGGGCCCGCCTCCATGCCCTGGTGCGCACTCCGACCCTGAGGGGGCTGGTCCAGGGTTCGAAGACCGTCATTTCCGGGGACGAGTCTGCGGCCCTGGACGGCATCGCCCGGTTTATGGCCGACCTGATCCTGAGCGGCGGCACCACTGTTCTCGGTGCGGGCAGCACCACCGCGGCGATCGCCCGGGCCCTCGGCCTTCCAAAGACGCTCCTCGGTGTGGATGTGATCAGGGACGGCCGGGTTGTGGCCGCCGATGCAGACGAACGCACCCTTCTCGCCCATGTAGGTACGGCCGGGCGCTGCCGGATCATCGTCAGCCCCATAGGGGCTCAGGGCTCGGTGCTGGGGCGGGGGACCCAGCAGATCAGCCCTGCGGTCGTCCGTGCCGCGGGCCCGGAAAACGTGATCGTGGTGGCGACCCCGCAGAAATGTGCAGCCACTCCTCTTCTCTTCGTGGACACCGGCGATCCGGCGCTCGACGCCGCCTTTGGTGAGAGCATACAGGTGATCTGCGGCTATCATGCCGCCTGCCGCCTGCCACTCGCCGGTCAGGGAGGACGGCGCGGCGTGAGGTGA
- a CDS encoding nucleotide sugar dehydrogenase: protein MVHVPDDIRDKTVCVVGLGYVGFPLAEAFSRHIKTIGYDVDGAKIASLKNKNDAIAFTTDPSLIREADFVLICVPTPVKKSREPDLYYVESAASTVGKNLKPGAVVVLESTVYPGVTEDLVCRILEKESGLRCGVDFKIGYSPERINPGDEAHSLDRITKIVSGMDEETTNALSALYGLITTVYRAKDIRTAEGAKVIENIQRDLNIALMNELTIIFHKMNMDTQAVLEAASTKWNFIRFNPGLVGGHCIPVDPYYLVYKAKELGYHPQVILAGRAINDHMAEYVADMAIRGLNDVGKVIKGSDALIMGLTYKEDVPDTRESPVREVVQELKSFGVNVYGYDPLLSRREVEAFGVRALDEMEGKFDCVIAAVAHEQFRKMTVQDLSTYLNGRSVLIDLKGLFHENDPDMPKVYYRRL, encoded by the coding sequence ATGGTTCACGTACCAGATGATATCAGAGACAAAACTGTTTGCGTAGTCGGACTGGGATATGTAGGTTTTCCTCTTGCAGAGGCCTTTTCCCGACACATAAAGACGATCGGTTACGACGTTGACGGGGCGAAGATCGCTTCACTCAAGAACAAAAACGACGCCATCGCTTTCACGACCGACCCCTCTCTTATCAGGGAGGCTGATTTTGTGTTGATCTGCGTCCCGACGCCGGTGAAAAAGTCCAGAGAACCGGATCTCTATTATGTCGAGTCCGCTGCCTCGACCGTCGGGAAAAACCTGAAACCGGGAGCGGTCGTGGTGCTCGAATCGACGGTGTACCCGGGTGTGACCGAGGATCTGGTCTGCAGGATCCTGGAAAAGGAGTCAGGGCTCAGGTGCGGCGTCGACTTCAAGATCGGCTACTCTCCCGAGCGAATAAATCCGGGCGACGAGGCCCACTCGCTCGACCGGATCACCAAGATCGTCTCCGGTATGGACGAAGAGACGACCAACGCCTTATCAGCGTTATACGGGCTGATCACCACTGTTTATCGGGCGAAGGACATCAGGACGGCAGAGGGCGCAAAGGTGATCGAGAACATCCAGCGGGACCTCAACATCGCCCTGATGAACGAACTCACGATCATCTTCCACAAAATGAACATGGATACGCAGGCCGTTCTCGAAGCCGCTTCCACAAAATGGAACTTCATCAGGTTCAATCCCGGTCTTGTCGGCGGGCACTGCATCCCGGTCGACCCCTATTACCTGGTGTATAAAGCGAAAGAGCTCGGGTATCACCCCCAGGTGATCCTTGCCGGGCGGGCGATCAACGATCATATGGCCGAATATGTTGCTGATATGGCGATAAGGGGCCTTAACGATGTTGGAAAGGTGATCAAGGGATCTGATGCCCTGATCATGGGCCTCACCTACAAAGAGGATGTCCCGGACACTCGCGAGAGCCCGGTCCGCGAGGTGGTGCAGGAGCTGAAGAGTTTCGGTGTCAATGTCTATGGCTACGACCCCCTGCTGAGCAGGCGCGAGGTGGAGGCGTTCGGGGTCAGGGCGCTGGACGAGATGGAGGGGAAATTTGACTGTGTGATCGCCGCGGTCGCCCACGAGCAGTTCAGAAAGATGACCGTCCAGGACCTCAGCACCTATCTGAACGGTCGGTCGGTCCTGATCGATCTCAAGGGCCTCTTCCACGAGAACGATCCCGATATGCCGAAGGTGTATTACCGGCGGCTGTAG
- a CDS encoding carbohydrate-binding protein yields MALLSSGVQGWDARVVSDGDDLQDIVDAASPGDVIEVKSGTYRGSLQIAVPLTLRGVDSGGGPPVIDGGGKGSVVTILSDSVTFEGFSVRNPGSKSSNAAIKVLSSKNVIRNNIVGGGDINLGVRSGGTEITGNTLDEGSVRVFRGTKITISGNTILDGDIVLSESYDNLVENNAVTGGGISVVKTADNYIYSNTVDANKGGAGIDARSSSCNRIVGNTVHDCRVGIVVGDSQNRIFMNDFADNTLNADSRGGDSDDDEDDDDSLDWIFTNDSADNTLDAESRDKGSEDLWESPDEIVYQYAGAEHTGHIGNYWGEAARDHDADGDGIRDTPVQVGDTPAYDRVALMAPSKMYKVPGRVWEDDIPKRAGYDPEISSEPFETSTLSLATATATSTVSYRILPLGDSITAALDGSASYRYWLCQALYNGGYTQSPTEDVMVGTCYGVTMECHPPLYSNFDSDHEGHGGYRIGEILYGDTGHPAVGDLSDWVLEYKADYVLLHIGTNDLLWKTWSIDPVKDKWYLDQLIDGVEEIIDVLRADNPDVKIFVAKIIPGNQEDPAANEAGHNNVIVFNNRIPALAAEKSTSRSPVIVVDQWTGFDPSVHTIDGCHPNAAGEKLISGKWYQALKTRLPTPTTPTPTPTPTPTPTPTPTPTPTPTPTPVPYSSIPGRIQAEDYNSGGSGVGYYDTTSGNRGGVYRNDDVDLQVCSADGGYSVGWTATGEWLKYTVDVETSGTYTVSFLVASPYTGSSITLRVDGVDACTFAVPATSSWSSYTTVSKTCTLSSGVHVLTLVFSGDPDISYMEFVAASTPTPTPTPTPTPTPTPTPTPTPTPTPTPTPTPTPTPTPTPTPSPYPSLPGRIQAEDYNTGGSGVGYYDTTSGNSGGAYRTDDVDIQVCKSEGGYNVGWTATGEWLRYTVNVETPGTYTASFRVASRYSGSSITLRVDGVDACTIPIPATGSWNTYTTVSGTCTLSSGVHVLTVVLTGDPDLNYFTVS; encoded by the coding sequence TTGGCGTTGCTCTCTTCGGGAGTACAGGGATGGGACGCCCGGGTTGTCTCTGACGGTGACGACCTCCAGGATATCGTGGATGCGGCGTCCCCCGGGGACGTAATCGAGGTGAAGAGCGGCACCTACCGCGGCTCGCTGCAGATCGCCGTGCCGCTGACCCTCAGGGGCGTGGACAGCGGGGGCGGTCCTCCTGTCATCGATGGTGGGGGGAAAGGGAGTGTTGTAACCATCCTCTCAGACAGCGTTACCTTCGAGGGTTTTTCCGTTCGAAATCCGGGTTCAAAGTCCTCGAATGCTGCAATAAAGGTGCTCTCCAGCAAGAACGTCATCAGGAACAACATCGTCGGCGGTGGCGATATCAATCTGGGCGTCAGAAGCGGTGGAACAGAGATCACCGGCAACACGCTGGATGAGGGCAGTGTCCGGGTATTCAGGGGGACAAAGATTACAATCTCCGGGAACACGATACTGGATGGCGACATTGTCCTTTCAGAGTCTTATGACAACCTTGTCGAGAATAACGCTGTTACAGGAGGAGGGATATCTGTTGTAAAAACGGCTGACAATTATATTTACAGCAATACCGTTGATGCAAACAAGGGTGGAGCCGGGATCGATGCCCGGTCTTCTTCCTGCAACCGGATTGTTGGAAATACCGTCCACGACTGCCGCGTCGGGATCGTGGTGGGGGATTCTCAAAATCGCATCTTCATGAACGATTTCGCCGACAATACGCTGAACGCCGACTCCAGAGGTGGAGACTCAGACGACGATGAGGATGATGATGATTCCCTGGACTGGATCTTCACGAACGATTCCGCGGACAATACGCTGGATGCCGAATCCAGAGATAAAGGCTCAGAAGACCTGTGGGAGTCTCCTGATGAGATCGTGTACCAGTATGCCGGCGCTGAGCACACCGGCCATATCGGCAACTACTGGGGCGAGGCTGCCAGAGATCATGATGCCGATGGAGACGGCATCCGCGACACGCCTGTCCAGGTCGGCGACACACCCGCCTACGATCGAGTGGCCCTCATGGCCCCCTCGAAGATGTATAAAGTACCTGGCCGGGTCTGGGAGGACGACATCCCAAAACGCGCTGGCTATGATCCCGAAATCTCCTCAGAACCGTTTGAGACCTCCACGCTCTCCCTGGCCACTGCCACTGCGACATCCACGGTTTCGTACCGCATCCTGCCGCTCGGCGATTCCATCACTGCAGCCCTTGACGGAAGCGCGAGCTACCGCTACTGGCTCTGTCAAGCGCTCTATAATGGGGGATATACGCAGAGCCCGACCGAGGACGTGATGGTCGGCACCTGCTACGGTGTGACGATGGAGTGCCATCCGCCCCTGTACTCAAATTTTGATTCTGATCACGAGGGGCACGGTGGGTATCGTATCGGCGAGATCCTGTACGGCGATACCGGTCACCCTGCTGTCGGAGACCTTTCCGACTGGGTTCTGGAGTATAAGGCCGATTATGTGCTCCTGCACATCGGCACGAACGATCTCCTCTGGAAGACATGGTCGATTGATCCGGTGAAGGACAAGTGGTATCTTGATCAGCTCATCGACGGAGTCGAAGAGATCATTGATGTTCTCAGGGCCGACAACCCGGACGTGAAGATATTTGTAGCAAAGATCATCCCGGGTAATCAGGAAGATCCTGCCGCGAACGAGGCCGGCCACAACAATGTCATCGTCTTCAATAACCGGATCCCGGCCCTTGCGGCGGAAAAATCGACGTCCAGATCCCCGGTGATCGTGGTTGACCAGTGGACCGGCTTTGATCCTTCTGTGCACACCATAGACGGTTGCCACCCGAACGCTGCGGGAGAGAAGTTGATCTCGGGGAAATGGTATCAGGCGCTGAAGACGCGGCTGCCCACCCCGACCACGCCTACTCCGACACCCACGCCAACGCCCACACCAACGCCCACACCAACGCCCACACCAACGCCCACACCAACGCCGGTCCCCTACTCCTCCATCCCCGGCCGTATCCAGGCCGAGGACTATAACAGCGGTGGTTCTGGTGTCGGGTATTATGACACGACGTCCGGCAACCGCGGCGGCGTGTACCGTAATGACGATGTGGACCTCCAGGTATGCTCTGCCGACGGCGGTTACAGCGTGGGCTGGACTGCGACCGGGGAGTGGCTGAAGTACACCGTCGATGTCGAGACGTCCGGCACCTACACCGTCTCGTTCCTGGTCGCCTCCCCGTACACCGGGAGTTCCATCACCCTCCGGGTTGATGGTGTCGACGCCTGCACGTTTGCGGTCCCGGCCACGAGCTCCTGGAGTTCCTATACGACGGTGAGCAAGACGTGCACGCTCTCCTCCGGCGTCCATGTTCTGACCCTCGTATTCTCCGGCGACCCTGATATTTCCTATATGGAGTTTGTGGCCGCCAGCACCCCGACCCCGACTCCGACCCCGACTCCGACCCCGACTCCAACCCCAACTCCGACCCCGACCCCGACCCCAACTCCAACTCCAACTCCGACCCCAACTCCGACCCCGACTCCAACACCCACGCCGAGCCCCTATCCGTCTCTCCCCGGCCGTATCCAGGCCGAGGACTATAACACCGGGGGTTCTGGCGTCGGGTATTACGACACGACGTCCGGGAACTCCGGCGGGGCCTACCGGACCGACGACGTGGACATCCAGGTGTGCAAATCAGAAGGGGGCTACAATGTGGGATGGACGGCAACCGGGGAATGGCTGCGCTACACCGTGAATGTCGAGACGCCCGGAACCTATACCGCCTCGTTCCGGGTCGCCTCGCGATATAGCGGGAGTTCGATCACCCTCCGGGTTGACGGCGTCGACGCCTGCACGATCCCGATCCCGGCCACGGGATCCTGGAACACCTATACGACAGTGAGCGGGACGTGCACGCTCTCCTCCGGCGTCCATGTCCTCACCGTCGTACTCACCGGCGATCCCGATCTCAACTACTTCACCGTCTCGTGA